From the Synechococcus sp. HK01-R genome, one window contains:
- the moaC gene encoding cyclic pyranopterin monophosphate synthase MoaC: MADGITHLTGQGEVHMVDVGDRDISRREAVAEGCLRMKTSTLQRVIQADTPKGDLLAVARIAAIQGAKRTSELIPLCHPLPLSGIEVAIKPDQELPGLLLQVHCRTTGQTGVEMEALTAVSIGLVTLYDMLKSVDPGMTIETIGLVEKHGGRHGSWHRQAAGHDG; encoded by the coding sequence ATGGCTGATGGCATCACCCACCTCACCGGCCAAGGAGAGGTGCACATGGTCGATGTGGGCGATCGAGACATCAGCCGAAGGGAGGCTGTTGCAGAAGGTTGCCTGCGCATGAAGACCAGCACCCTGCAGCGGGTCATCCAGGCGGACACTCCCAAGGGTGATCTGCTGGCCGTGGCCAGGATTGCTGCGATTCAAGGGGCGAAACGCACCTCAGAGCTGATTCCCCTCTGCCATCCCCTCCCCCTGAGCGGCATCGAGGTTGCGATCAAACCTGACCAAGAGCTGCCTGGGCTTTTGCTGCAAGTCCACTGCCGAACCACTGGGCAGACCGGTGTGGAGATGGAGGCACTCACCGCTGTCTCCATCGGCCTGGTCACCCTCTACGACATGCTCAAGTCCGTAGACCCCGGCATGACCATCGAAACGATTGGTCTTGTGGAAAAGCATGGCGGACGCCATGGCAGCTGGCACCGACAAGCTGCAGGCCATGACGGCTGA
- the cynS gene encoding cyanase, protein MASPSQATVTATLMAAKKAKGMTFADLEAAMGLDEVWIASLFYGQATASAEEAAKLASLLSLDPAITAALQDYPTKGSLDPVIPTDPLIYRFYEIMQVYGMPLKDVIQEKFGDGIMSAIDFTLDVDKVEDPKGDRVKIMMCGKFLPYKKW, encoded by the coding sequence TTGGCCTCGCCATCTCAGGCCACTGTCACGGCCACCCTGATGGCTGCCAAAAAAGCGAAGGGCATGACTTTTGCTGACCTCGAGGCAGCTATGGGTCTCGATGAGGTGTGGATTGCATCTCTTTTTTATGGTCAGGCCACAGCATCCGCGGAGGAAGCCGCCAAGTTGGCTTCCTTGCTCTCCCTGGATCCTGCGATCACCGCTGCTCTGCAGGACTACCCCACCAAGGGCAGCCTTGATCCTGTGATTCCAACCGATCCGCTGATCTATCGCTTTTACGAGATCATGCAGGTTTATGGCATGCCTCTAAAAGACGTGATTCAAGAGAAGTTTGGCGACGGCATTATGAGTGCGATTGACTTTACTCTTGATGTTGATAAGGTCGAGGACCCCAAGGGTGATCGTGTCAAGATCATGATGTGCGGCAAATTTCTCCCATACAAAAAATGGTGA
- a CDS encoding HEAT repeat domain-containing protein produces MATRAIDEAALWERLSQSRRVPLEPDWLGEAYSPGLSSALCSAISEQLGMLGPRGWPVIGALIRRHGNRPDLVHAAGLCHQAPARDWLLSQLREKDSDAECPDLPLLEALSCWGAELTLTELERILEAAPQATRLAGLELLRFKAHQLNAHTLLQLCAPALADWRDPVTIAAIRLLQRRDEPCISDALAGLCRTGSDAAAAAALKALGCMATPRSQELLGTLVVELSRPQRRDLAMRQLQQQFRNR; encoded by the coding sequence ATGGCTACCCGTGCAATCGATGAGGCTGCCCTCTGGGAGCGGCTGTCGCAATCGCGGAGGGTTCCTCTGGAACCCGACTGGCTGGGGGAGGCTTACTCCCCTGGCCTTTCGTCTGCACTGTGCAGTGCGATCAGTGAACAGCTCGGCATGCTCGGGCCGCGGGGATGGCCCGTGATCGGGGCGTTGATCCGCAGGCATGGCAACCGGCCGGATCTGGTGCACGCCGCTGGCCTGTGTCATCAGGCCCCCGCGCGCGACTGGCTGCTGAGTCAATTGCGCGAGAAGGACTCTGACGCCGAATGCCCGGATCTCCCCCTGCTCGAAGCGCTCAGCTGCTGGGGAGCCGAACTCACGCTGACGGAACTGGAGCGAATCCTGGAAGCAGCCCCACAGGCCACGCGGCTAGCGGGTCTTGAGCTTCTGCGCTTCAAGGCCCATCAACTGAATGCCCACACGCTGCTTCAGCTGTGCGCTCCGGCCCTGGCCGATTGGCGGGACCCAGTCACCATTGCGGCGATCCGTCTCTTGCAGCGCCGAGATGAGCCCTGCATCAGCGATGCCCTCGCTGGCTTATGCCGCACGGGATCCGATGCCGCCGCCGCCGCTGCCCTCAAAGCTCTCGGCTGCATGGCCACCCCCCGAAGCCAGGAACTGCTGGGCACTCTGGTCGTCGAGTTATCGAGACCCCAGCGGCGAGACTTGGCCATGCGTCAGTTGCAGCAGCAATTTCGCAATCGGTAA
- a CDS encoding ferredoxin--nitrite reductase: protein MTFSAATRDYLEGKKLNKIEQNKAEKDGLLVGSEIEHFAQIGWEQVDETDLQLRLKWYGMFWRPKTPGKFMLRLRVPNGVLNSDQLRVVASIVERYGENGSCDITTRQNLQLRGVLLSDLPEILKRLQEAGLSTIQSGFDNPRNVTGNPLAGIDPTEIVDTRPYTQALNDFLTNHAKGNSDYSNLPRKWNTAVAGSKDNFLLHNDIVFHPVEHNGELGFGVWIGGILSSQMNAYAIPLNAWVKPDQICAMTDAVISIWRDNGERDKRPKGRFRLYLDQVGLEPFRAMVEARFGTLTPDPGSVFDAEPRSHYGIHPQKQEGLHFAGLHVPVGRLTADDLQDLASASLRYGSGEVRLTEDQNVILVGIPTEQIGVLESDPIVQRFPLAPGTLAAGTVSCTGNTYCGFALTNTKDQALEAAQRLDAELELPAELKIHWTGCPNTCGQAYMGAIGLTGTKAKNSQGEMGEGYTLTLGGSQGANPQIGELHRKAIPAEEIHSVLREVLIEQFGAKPRS, encoded by the coding sequence ATGACCTTCAGCGCAGCCACCAGGGACTACCTGGAAGGGAAAAAGCTCAACAAAATCGAGCAGAACAAAGCCGAAAAGGATGGCCTTCTGGTTGGCAGCGAGATTGAACATTTTGCCCAAATCGGCTGGGAGCAAGTCGACGAAACCGATCTGCAATTGCGTCTGAAGTGGTACGGCATGTTCTGGCGCCCGAAAACACCAGGGAAGTTCATGCTGCGCCTGAGGGTGCCGAATGGTGTGCTGAACAGCGATCAGCTGCGCGTTGTCGCTTCGATCGTGGAGCGCTACGGCGAAAACGGCAGCTGTGACATCACCACGCGTCAGAATCTGCAGCTGCGCGGAGTGCTGCTTTCTGATCTACCTGAAATTCTGAAACGCCTTCAGGAAGCCGGACTCAGCACGATTCAATCTGGGTTTGACAACCCTCGCAATGTCACCGGCAACCCACTCGCTGGCATCGATCCCACCGAAATCGTTGACACACGCCCATACACCCAAGCACTCAACGACTTTCTCACCAACCACGCCAAAGGCAACAGCGATTACTCCAACCTTCCACGTAAGTGGAACACGGCTGTCGCCGGGTCGAAGGATAATTTTCTGCTTCACAACGACATCGTCTTCCATCCGGTCGAGCACAATGGCGAACTGGGCTTCGGGGTTTGGATCGGTGGCATCCTCTCCTCCCAGATGAATGCCTACGCCATTCCCCTCAATGCCTGGGTGAAGCCGGATCAGATCTGCGCCATGACCGATGCAGTGATCAGCATCTGGCGTGACAACGGCGAGCGCGACAAGCGTCCGAAAGGTCGGTTCCGCCTTTATCTCGACCAGGTGGGGCTGGAACCGTTCCGGGCGATGGTGGAGGCGCGCTTCGGAACTCTCACCCCGGATCCCGGTTCAGTCTTTGATGCCGAACCACGCTCCCACTACGGCATCCATCCCCAGAAACAGGAGGGACTCCACTTCGCCGGTCTGCACGTACCCGTGGGCCGACTCACGGCGGATGATCTGCAGGATCTCGCCAGCGCCAGCCTCCGCTACGGCAGCGGTGAGGTGCGTCTGACAGAGGATCAGAACGTGATCCTTGTGGGCATTCCCACCGAACAGATCGGTGTCCTGGAATCCGACCCGATCGTGCAGCGCTTCCCTCTGGCACCAGGCACCCTTGCGGCCGGCACCGTGTCTTGCACTGGCAACACCTACTGCGGTTTCGCCCTCACCAACACCAAAGATCAGGCCCTGGAAGCAGCCCAACGTCTCGACGCCGAGCTGGAACTTCCCGCTGAACTCAAAATCCACTGGACAGGATGTCCGAATACCTGTGGCCAGGCCTACATGGGTGCCATTGGCCTCACCGGCACCAAGGCCAAGAACAGTCAGGGCGAGATGGGAGAGGGCTACACCCTGACCCTGGGGGGATCGCAGGGAGCGAATCCACAGATCGGCGAACTACACCGCAAGGCGATTCCGGCCGAGGAGATCCACTCGGTGCTCCGGGAGGTGCTGATCGAACAGTTCGGAGCCAAACCGCGCTCCTGA
- a CDS encoding molybdenum cofactor biosynthesis protein MoaE, with amino-acid sequence MHLRIELLHQPFEPFSSLERWHCQLHAQGHASSAAEGLFIGRMRAYAADGSALEALELNHYSGMSERHLEQLAHACGARHHARSCLIQHRIGRVLPGEPIVLVAIGADRRGPAQRCCQELLELLKHEAPFWKREWRADGSSEWLSANTPL; translated from the coding sequence ATGCACCTGAGGATTGAACTGCTCCATCAACCTTTTGAGCCATTCAGCTCTCTCGAGCGATGGCATTGTCAGCTCCATGCTCAAGGTCATGCCAGCAGCGCTGCCGAGGGTCTGTTCATTGGTCGCATGCGCGCTTATGCAGCTGATGGCAGTGCGCTGGAGGCTCTGGAGCTGAACCATTACTCCGGCATGAGCGAACGTCATCTCGAGCAACTGGCTCACGCCTGTGGCGCGCGCCATCACGCACGCAGCTGCCTGATTCAGCACCGCATTGGGCGTGTACTCCCCGGTGAGCCGATTGTGCTTGTGGCGATCGGCGCTGACCGCCGCGGTCCCGCTCAGCGGTGCTGCCAGGAGCTTTTGGAGTTGCTCAAGCATGAGGCTCCCTTCTGGAAACGGGAGTGGCGTGCTGATGGCAGCAGCGAATGGCTCAGTGCCAACACGCCACTCTGA
- a CDS encoding nitrate reductase associated protein, protein MPERSIDQARHCFAFEQDFIGNWRCIPLCVRRKLDLSGVKLRLNHWLALSQQQRQEVVDWADDSKALDLLRDHLRLCTAAMAEGMVTDLPVAIAEPWQCSDQLPDLLLEAAQRKRIPLALDRWAGLSELERFALCKLARPGHDHHNLEAAFSEVLG, encoded by the coding sequence ATGCCTGAACGGTCGATCGATCAGGCCCGTCATTGCTTTGCCTTTGAGCAGGATTTCATCGGCAACTGGCGCTGCATTCCTCTGTGTGTACGGCGCAAACTCGATTTGAGTGGCGTCAAGCTGAGGCTCAATCATTGGCTTGCCCTCAGTCAGCAGCAACGTCAGGAGGTGGTGGACTGGGCTGATGATTCAAAAGCACTTGACCTGTTGAGGGATCATTTGCGCCTCTGCACCGCTGCGATGGCCGAAGGCATGGTGACTGACCTGCCCGTCGCCATTGCAGAGCCTTGGCAATGCTCTGACCAGCTGCCGGACCTGTTGTTGGAGGCGGCTCAGCGGAAGAGGATTCCCCTCGCGCTCGACCGTTGGGCTGGGCTGAGCGAACTGGAGCGTTTCGCGCTTTGCAAGCTGGCTCGGCCCGGCCACGATCATCACAATCTGGAGGCGGCGTTCAGCGAAGTGCTGGGCTGA
- the cobA gene encoding uroporphyrinogen-III C-methyltransferase, with amino-acid sequence MTEATLADATVGDLKVGTVYLVGAGPGDPDLLTVKAQRLLSHCDALVYDSLVPREVLDLVPESCERRFVGKRRGHHSVPQPSTNAVLVELAQRHQCVVRLKGGDPFLFGRGGEEAAHLASHGVPVQVVPGVTAGIAAPAYAGIPVTHRRAGSSVTFVTGHEEIDKRRPSVNWQALASASDGLVIYMGLHNLPRIAAELVKGGLSAETPVAVIQQGTVSGQRCLRATLATVAERAQEEAFASPSIVVVGDVVAEQIEACAPQPAAVTMPIPF; translated from the coding sequence GTGACCGAAGCGACTCTGGCCGATGCAACTGTTGGAGATTTGAAGGTGGGAACCGTTTATCTCGTTGGAGCAGGTCCGGGAGACCCTGACTTGCTCACGGTGAAAGCCCAGCGGCTTCTCAGTCACTGTGATGCGCTGGTTTACGACTCCCTAGTGCCGCGGGAGGTGCTGGATCTGGTGCCTGAGAGCTGTGAGCGCCGGTTCGTCGGCAAACGCAGGGGGCATCATTCCGTGCCTCAGCCCAGCACCAATGCGGTGCTCGTGGAGCTGGCTCAGCGGCATCAGTGTGTGGTGCGCCTCAAGGGGGGTGACCCTTTTCTGTTTGGGCGTGGTGGTGAGGAGGCGGCCCATCTGGCCAGTCATGGAGTTCCCGTGCAGGTGGTGCCCGGTGTCACCGCAGGCATTGCCGCACCCGCCTATGCCGGCATTCCCGTCACCCATCGCAGGGCGGGGTCGTCGGTGACCTTTGTAACTGGCCATGAGGAGATTGATAAACGGCGTCCCAGCGTCAATTGGCAGGCCCTGGCCAGCGCCAGCGATGGACTGGTCATTTATATGGGCCTCCATAACCTGCCCCGCATCGCTGCTGAGCTCGTGAAGGGTGGCTTGAGTGCCGAGACGCCTGTGGCTGTCATTCAGCAGGGCACAGTGTCTGGCCAGCGCTGCCTGAGGGCCACGCTGGCCACGGTGGCCGAGCGGGCTCAGGAGGAGGCCTTCGCTTCTCCTTCGATCGTGGTGGTGGGTGATGTGGTGGCGGAGCAGATCGAGGCGTGTGCGCCTCAGCCTGCTGCGGTCACGATGCCGATCCCGTTTTGA
- a CDS encoding formate/nitrite transporter family protein, translating to MDYVLPNELVDGMIAAGGKKAAVSVKNLLIRGFYSGAILGLAVILALTVAAQSKMPFLGSLLFPFGFASIVLFGMELVTGNFALLPMSTWAGRSTWSATFRNWSWVWIGNFIGTAVVALIMWASLTSAGHVAPLAAADGGKGWQVVAATIIKLNKLNVVTKYEALGSTGLFLAFLRGVVANWLVCLGVTMALVSKSVPGKLLACWLPITAFQTMGMEHIVVNQFLHTAGPLLGSGVSFGQVIVWNWIPVTLGNIVGGMVFIGMLFYSTHRTPVADVLPREHDEKLERELAAELGAR from the coding sequence ATGGACTATGTCCTGCCCAATGAACTCGTCGACGGCATGATTGCTGCCGGCGGCAAGAAAGCAGCTGTCAGCGTCAAGAACCTGCTGATTCGTGGTTTCTATTCCGGCGCGATTCTCGGCCTGGCCGTGATCCTTGCCCTCACCGTGGCAGCCCAGAGCAAGATGCCCTTCCTCGGCTCCCTGCTCTTCCCCTTTGGATTTGCCAGCATCGTGCTCTTTGGCATGGAACTGGTCACCGGCAACTTCGCCCTGTTGCCAATGTCCACCTGGGCGGGACGCAGCACCTGGAGCGCCACCTTCCGCAACTGGAGCTGGGTGTGGATTGGCAACTTCATCGGCACGGCCGTGGTGGCGCTGATCATGTGGGCCAGCCTCACCAGCGCCGGTCACGTGGCACCTTTAGCCGCCGCTGACGGCGGCAAGGGCTGGCAGGTGGTCGCCGCAACGATCATCAAACTCAACAAGCTGAATGTGGTCACCAAATACGAGGCCCTCGGCAGCACCGGACTCTTCCTCGCTTTCCTGCGCGGCGTGGTGGCGAACTGGTTGGTTTGCCTTGGCGTGACGATGGCCCTGGTGAGCAAGAGCGTGCCTGGAAAACTGCTGGCCTGCTGGCTACCGATCACCGCCTTCCAAACGATGGGTATGGAGCACATCGTGGTGAATCAATTCCTGCATACCGCTGGACCGCTGCTCGGCTCTGGGGTCAGCTTCGGTCAGGTCATCGTTTGGAACTGGATCCCAGTCACCCTGGGCAACATCGTCGGCGGCATGGTGTTCATCGGCATGCTCTTCTACAGCACCCATCGCACTCCTGTCGCGGATGTGCTGCCGCGGGAGCATGACGAGAAGCTCGAGCGGGAGCTCGCCGCCGAACTGGGGGCACGCTGA
- a CDS encoding CbiX/SirB N-terminal domain-containing protein translates to MLRKPGSLQRSALRLVVHGRSGGEIPSCWLELADAVACRRQAPVLLEALTAAEPAQTRGLSLTSDPEHEWLVPLLLLPGSHVRSDLPEIRQRLREAGTSITLLPFLGAWPYWRDLLGRWLSSADDLAAASWAVVHHPVRPGPADRYLKLLQSQLGCPLVPADQWEVFETEHPGYQPRPLALAPNRMSEALRQAGGSPALLEVPLVRSGLIDLLAALP, encoded by the coding sequence TTGTTACGGAAACCCGGCTCTCTCCAGCGATCAGCTCTTCGCTTGGTGGTGCATGGCCGCAGTGGCGGCGAGATCCCATCGTGTTGGCTCGAGTTGGCTGATGCGGTGGCGTGTCGTCGCCAGGCCCCAGTGCTGCTTGAGGCCCTTACAGCGGCTGAACCGGCACAGACCAGAGGTCTGTCCCTGACGTCAGACCCCGAGCACGAGTGGCTTGTTCCTCTGTTGCTGTTGCCCGGCAGTCATGTGCGTTCCGATTTGCCAGAGATCCGCCAACGGCTGCGCGAAGCAGGGACGTCCATCACCCTGTTGCCTTTTCTAGGCGCCTGGCCCTACTGGCGAGACTTGCTGGGTCGCTGGCTGTCATCTGCGGATGATCTGGCTGCGGCATCTTGGGCGGTGGTTCATCACCCCGTGAGACCGGGGCCTGCCGACCGCTATCTGAAACTTCTGCAGTCTCAACTGGGTTGTCCGTTGGTGCCGGCGGATCAGTGGGAGGTTTTTGAGACCGAACATCCCGGGTATCAGCCTCGGCCACTGGCACTGGCACCGAACCGGATGTCGGAGGCCCTGCGTCAGGCTGGTGGATCGCCTGCACTGTTGGAGGTCCCTTTGGTGCGCTCCGGTTTGATCGATCTCCTTGCTGCTCTCCCGTGA
- the moaB gene encoding molybdenum cofactor biosynthesis protein B codes for MTLSIALLTVSDRRSLADDVSGDCLQQRLQAAGHHLAERRICPDDRYRIRASVSTWIADETIQVVITCGGTGLTGRDGTPEAVEPLLDKCIDGFGELFRVLSFEAIGTSSLQSRCLAGVANGTIVFVLPGSLDAVETAWDRLIKAQLDATTKPCNLVQLIPRLRESPDRLAAESFKTGSAS; via the coding sequence CTGACTCTCTCGATCGCTCTGCTGACGGTTTCCGATCGCCGCAGCCTCGCTGATGATGTCAGCGGCGACTGCCTGCAGCAGCGCCTCCAAGCGGCGGGTCACCACCTGGCAGAGCGCCGCATCTGCCCCGACGATCGCTACAGGATCCGTGCCAGCGTTAGCACCTGGATCGCCGATGAAACCATCCAAGTGGTGATCACCTGCGGCGGCACCGGACTGACGGGGAGGGACGGCACCCCGGAAGCGGTTGAACCCCTACTCGACAAATGCATCGACGGTTTCGGCGAATTGTTCCGGGTGCTGTCGTTTGAAGCAATCGGCACCAGCAGCCTCCAAAGTCGCTGTCTCGCAGGTGTGGCCAATGGAACGATCGTGTTCGTTCTTCCCGGCTCTCTTGATGCGGTGGAAACCGCCTGGGATCGGTTAATCAAGGCTCAACTCGATGCAACGACCAAACCCTGCAATCTCGTGCAGCTGATTCCCCGACTCAGAGAGTCGCCGGATCGCCTTGCAGCCGAGTCGTTCAAAACGGGATCGGCATCGTGA
- a CDS encoding MoaD/ThiS family protein has translation MVTRRLEALLQAVAADIISEAAAIGNRQQSDRESQSKEASPVLTLEPCRAGVVGEVLKADSERGGADNVRVLLFAALQDRAGWSERELSLPAGDNVSALEVWNQLNLGPWSSSIRVAINQNLVDPQQRVHAGDELAFLPPFTGG, from the coding sequence GTGGTGACCCGCCGCTTGGAGGCGCTGCTGCAGGCAGTCGCCGCTGACATCATCAGCGAGGCTGCGGCGATCGGAAACCGTCAGCAGAGCGATCGAGAGAGTCAGAGCAAAGAAGCTTCGCCAGTGCTGACGCTAGAACCATGCAGAGCTGGAGTCGTGGGCGAGGTGTTGAAAGCGGATTCGGAACGGGGGGGCGCTGACAACGTGCGGGTGCTGCTTTTCGCAGCACTGCAGGATCGGGCCGGTTGGTCTGAACGGGAGTTGTCGCTGCCGGCAGGTGACAACGTCTCGGCCCTCGAGGTTTGGAATCAGCTGAATCTCGGTCCCTGGAGTTCGAGTATCCGAGTGGCGATCAACCAAAACCTGGTGGACCCTCAGCAAAGGGTGCATGCCGGCGATGAGCTGGCCTTTCTGCCACCTTTCACTGGGGGCTGA
- a CDS encoding ferredoxin--nitrite reductase, with translation MSTSRDLFSRLVNWFSTSGRDRAPILRPAHQRDLFSKLMNRISG, from the coding sequence ATGAGCACCTCACGCGATCTGTTCTCCCGCCTCGTCAATTGGTTCAGCACCAGCGGTCGGGATCGAGCACCGATCCTGCGTCCCGCCCATCAGCGCGACCTGTTTTCCAAGTTGATGAATCGCATCAGCGGCTGA
- a CDS encoding anthranilate phosphoribosyltransferase family protein, translating to MPQSATSTPELRQRFKELLRKVGSGEHTSRGLSRGEADEALALMLQGHASDTQIGAFLIAHRIRRPEPQELAGMVDTYRRLGPQLTSASAQPKPVCFGMPFDGRTRTAPLYPLTALVLCAAGQPVVLQAGARMPVKYGVTALELFQDLGLDLQGLPLNAVASGFQHHGLALIHQPDHFPLADSLIRHRDDLGKRPPVASAELLWTAHHGDHLFVSGFVHPPTESRAWETLSLLGEEDVITVKGLEGSTDLPISRACITARMRRTKPAERMILHPRDHGCFGPDQEWTNLEAWTEQAHAALRGAGPLAAALRWNAGCYLWFCGVSASLSAGLERAEQCLQKAEGQTMLESLIRWRSAVGG from the coding sequence GTGCCTCAGTCGGCCACCAGCACCCCTGAGCTCCGCCAACGCTTCAAAGAGCTGCTGCGCAAAGTTGGCAGCGGTGAGCACACCAGTCGTGGCTTGAGCCGCGGGGAAGCCGATGAAGCCCTCGCTCTGATGCTTCAAGGGCATGCATCGGACACGCAAATCGGTGCCTTCCTGATCGCCCACAGGATCCGTCGTCCGGAACCCCAAGAACTGGCAGGGATGGTGGACACCTACCGACGCCTGGGCCCGCAACTGACCAGCGCGTCGGCTCAGCCAAAGCCGGTCTGCTTTGGCATGCCGTTCGATGGACGCACCCGCACAGCACCTCTGTACCCCCTGACCGCTCTGGTGCTCTGCGCTGCCGGTCAGCCGGTGGTCCTCCAAGCTGGCGCTCGCATGCCGGTGAAGTACGGCGTCACAGCCCTGGAACTGTTCCAAGATCTGGGCCTGGATCTCCAGGGGCTGCCCCTGAACGCTGTGGCCTCTGGCTTCCAGCACCATGGCCTCGCCCTTATCCACCAGCCCGACCACTTCCCCCTCGCCGACAGCCTGATCCGTCATCGGGACGACCTGGGCAAACGACCACCGGTGGCCAGTGCCGAACTGCTCTGGACTGCCCACCACGGCGACCACCTGTTCGTGAGTGGTTTTGTGCACCCACCCACCGAAAGCCGCGCCTGGGAAACCCTGAGCCTGCTGGGGGAAGAGGATGTGATCACGGTGAAAGGGCTTGAAGGCAGCACAGACCTGCCGATCAGCCGGGCCTGCATCACGGCCCGCATGCGCCGCACAAAACCAGCGGAGCGGATGATCCTTCATCCGCGCGATCACGGTTGTTTCGGCCCCGACCAGGAGTGGACGAACCTGGAAGCCTGGACGGAGCAGGCCCACGCAGCCCTCCGCGGTGCTGGCCCCCTGGCGGCAGCCCTGCGCTGGAATGCCGGTTGCTACCTCTGGTTCTGCGGTGTCAGTGCAAGCCTCAGTGCCGGCCTGGAGCGCGCGGAACAGTGCTTGCAGAAGGCAGAGGGCCAAACCATGCTCGAGTCTCTGATCCGTTGGCGCTCTGCTGTAGGAGGGTGA
- a CDS encoding molybdopterin molybdotransferase MoeA, which yields MAAGTDKLQAMTAEPFGREGLPLEQARRQILEALQPLGRNEVLPLEQALGRTTASPVQALAAVPGFRASIMDGYAIAGAEQPEPGARWHLVGASAAGAPYGAKLAAGEAVRILTGAVVPEGSERVLPQELVAVAGDQLELVKSCGPNPWIRSPQEEAAPGQELVAAGQRLGVAELGRLASCGVQELELTGRARIGLLISGDELLPPGAERGPGQIWESNSALLSALLQRLGYPVTKQLVVADAPEPLREALQELAATCDVVVSTGGVSAGASDWIRPLVEELGQVRFWKLFLKPGRPLAWGQVAGVPFFGLPGNPVAAAITALQLLWPALQRLEGAEQELLPRLKVRLEAPLRRGAGRPELARARLAVAADGGLWARVEGSQASSRIGSLQGADLLLEIPAELGSLEAGTELWAQLLRLPLL from the coding sequence ATGGCAGCTGGCACCGACAAGCTGCAGGCCATGACGGCTGAGCCCTTCGGACGCGAAGGGCTGCCGCTGGAGCAGGCGCGCAGGCAGATCCTCGAAGCGTTGCAACCCCTTGGCCGCAACGAAGTGCTGCCCCTCGAGCAGGCCCTTGGCCGCACCACCGCCAGCCCTGTGCAGGCGCTGGCCGCAGTGCCGGGGTTTCGCGCCTCGATCATGGATGGCTATGCGATTGCCGGTGCAGAGCAACCGGAGCCCGGTGCCCGCTGGCATCTGGTGGGGGCTTCAGCAGCCGGTGCGCCCTATGGCGCCAAGCTTGCAGCTGGTGAGGCGGTGCGCATCCTCACCGGCGCTGTGGTGCCCGAAGGGAGTGAGCGGGTTTTGCCGCAGGAGCTGGTGGCCGTCGCCGGCGATCAGCTGGAGCTGGTGAAATCGTGCGGGCCCAATCCCTGGATCCGCTCACCGCAGGAGGAGGCTGCCCCGGGCCAGGAGCTGGTGGCGGCGGGGCAACGGCTGGGAGTGGCTGAGCTCGGCCGGCTGGCCAGCTGTGGGGTGCAGGAGCTGGAGCTAACAGGCCGGGCCCGGATTGGTTTGCTGATCAGCGGAGATGAGCTACTGCCGCCCGGGGCTGAGCGCGGGCCGGGCCAGATCTGGGAAAGCAATTCCGCACTGCTGTCCGCTCTGCTCCAGCGCCTTGGCTACCCGGTGACCAAACAGCTGGTGGTGGCTGACGCGCCGGAACCGCTGCGCGAAGCCCTGCAGGAACTGGCAGCGACCTGTGATGTAGTGGTGAGCACCGGTGGCGTGTCTGCCGGAGCCAGCGACTGGATCCGCCCGCTGGTGGAGGAGCTGGGGCAGGTGCGCTTCTGGAAGCTGTTTCTCAAGCCAGGCCGGCCATTGGCCTGGGGGCAGGTGGCGGGGGTGCCCTTCTTCGGGCTGCCGGGTAATCCGGTGGCCGCGGCGATCACGGCGCTGCAGTTGCTCTGGCCGGCGCTGCAACGCCTGGAGGGCGCTGAGCAGGAGCTGTTGCCCCGGCTCAAGGTTCGCCTGGAAGCACCCCTGCGCCGTGGTGCCGGCCGGCCGGAGCTGGCGCGGGCGCGGCTGGCAGTGGCGGCCGACGGCGGCCTCTGGGCCCGGGTGGAGGGCTCCCAGGCCTCCTCGCGCATCGGTTCGCTGCAAGGTGCTGATCTGCTGCTGGAGATTCCCGCGGAGCTGGGGAGTCTGGAAGCAGGCACGGAGCTATGGGCACAGCTGCTGCGGTTGCCATTGCTCTGA